The Astatotilapia calliptera chromosome 2, fAstCal1.2, whole genome shotgun sequence genome includes a window with the following:
- the LOC113028490 gene encoding uncharacterized protein LOC113028490 — protein sequence MLHLWIILTLLRQGSALLPVTKCQLGNSVTFTCWFPDLEYSNTRVKWYKQNIGGSLKLITTLMKATEKPTFERGFPQSRFDANSTQVMSMLTIFSTVREDEALYHCAASTWSKDHWNATYLSLNENTQSNYTVVQLPAGSDPVQPGDSVTLQCSVISSSGNSSCPDEHSVHWFGAGSDKSLANIIYTDGKGSDECNKKPESTSSSKSCVYRLSKNITSSDTETYYCALVICGEVIFGNGTKLNIRETSLGTFGGLLKDNTILLLCAVLVISVMAIGILIYIIKYNKCDCNASNSLQESIEKRNVKREKDTCIYSAVIFTTIKTDSARKRNTKALERERIYAAVKAFGMD from the exons ATGTTGCATTTATGGATTATACTGACTCTGCTTCGTCAAGGAT CTGCTCTACTCCCAGTGACTAAATGTCAACTTGGCAACTCAGTGACCTTCACATGTTGGTTCCCTGATTTGGAGTATAGTAACACACGAGTCAAGTGGTACAAACAGAACATTGGTGGCAGCCTTAAACTAATTACAACGTTGATGAAAGCTACTGAAAAGCCAACATTTGAACGAGGCTTTCCTCAGTCACGATTTGATGCAAACAGCACACAAGTAATGAGCATGCTGACCATTTTTTCGACTGTCCGAGAAGATGAAGCACTCTATCATTGTGCAGCCTCCACCTGGAGTAAAGATCATTGGAATGCAACCTACTTGTCTCTGAATG AAAACACTCAGTCAAACTACACTGTTGTTCAGTTGCCAGCAGGAAGTGATCCAGTTCAGCCAGGAGACTCAGTGACTCTCCAGTGTTCGGTCATCTCTAGTTCTGGCAACAGTTCTTGTCCTGATGAACACAGTGTCCACTGGTTTGGTGCTGGATCAGATAAATCTTTGGCGAACATCATTTACACTGATGGTAAAGGATCCGATGAATGTAACAAGAAACCTGAGTCAACCTCGTCTTCAAAAAGCTGTGTGTATCGACTCTCTAAGAACATCACCTCCTCAGATACTGAGACTTATTATTGTGCTCTGGTCATTTGTGGGGAAGTTATTTTTGGGAATGGAACAAAACTCAATATTAGAG aAACCAGCTTGGGGACCTTTGGTGGTTTATTGAAAGACAATACAATTCTTCTGTTGTGTGCTGTGTTGGTCATAAGTGTGATGGCAATTGGTATTCTTATTTACATCATCAAGTATAACAAGTGTGACTGCAATG CTTCTAATTCCCTGCAAGAAAGTATTGAAAAAAGAAACGTGAAG AGAGAAAAGGACACATGCATTTACTCTGCTGTCATATTTACAACGATAAAAACTGACAGTGctagaaaaagaaatacaaaagcacTGGAGCGAGAAAGGATCTATGCAGCCGTCAAGGCTTTTGGAATGGATTAA